A genomic region of Macaca mulatta isolate MMU2019108-1 chromosome 5, T2T-MMU8v2.0, whole genome shotgun sequence contains the following coding sequences:
- the ATP5ME gene encoding ATP synthase F(0) complex subunit e, mitochondrial isoform X1 — translation MVPPVEVSPLIKLGRYSALFLGMAYGATRYNYLKPRAEEERRIEAEEKKRQDELKRIARELAEDDSILK, via the exons ATGGTGCCGCCGGTGGAGGTCTCTCCGCTCATCAAG CTCGGCCGCTACTCCGCCCTGTTCCTCGGTATGGCCTACGGAGCCACGCGCTACA ATTACCTAAAACCTCgggcagaagaggagaggaggataGAAGCAGAGGAGAAGAAGAGGCAGGATGAACTGAAACGGATTGCCAGAGAATTGGCAGAAG ATGACAGCATATTAAAGTGA
- the ATP5ME gene encoding ATP synthase F(0) complex subunit e, mitochondrial isoform X2, which yields MRPSSSAFASKALRACAASASDRGLCFRCGGQGQDGAAGGGLSAHQDYLKPRAEEERRIEAEEKKRQDELKRIARELAEDDSILK from the exons ATGCGTCCGTCCAGCTCCGCCTTTGCCTCCAAGGCTTTGCGGGCTTGTGCGGCGTCCGCCTCCGACCGCGGGTTGTGCTTCCGGTGCGGAGGTCAGGGACAAGATGGTGCCGCCGGTGGAGGTCTCTCCGCTCATCAAG ATTACCTAAAACCTCgggcagaagaggagaggaggataGAAGCAGAGGAGAAGAAGAGGCAGGATGAACTGAAACGGATTGCCAGAGAATTGGCAGAAG ATGACAGCATATTAAAGTGA
- the MYL5 gene encoding myosin light chain 5 isoform X3 has product MASRKTKKKEGGALRAQRASSNVFSNFEQTQIQEFKEAFTLMDQNRDGFIDKEDLKDTYASLGTDAEETILNAFKMLDPDGKGKINKEYIKRLLMSQADKMTADEVWPAAPLPSPRGEGGAPGVSWLEAHAEPEGLQRRGSDPGQNRPPGGLPKCPFEGQN; this is encoded by the exons ATG GCCAGCAGGAAGACCAAGAAGAAGGAAGGGGGTGCCCTCCGGGCCCAGAGAGCCTCATCCAATGTCTTCTCCAACTTCGAGCAGACTCagatccaggagttcaaggag GCATTCACACTCATGGATCAGAACCGAGACGGCTTCATCGACAAGGAGGACCTGAAGGACACCTATGCCTCCCTGG GTACCGATGCCGAGGAGACCATTCTAAACGCCTTCAAGATGCTGGACCCAGACGGGAAAGGGAAAATCAACAAGGAGTA CATCAAGCGTCTGCTGATGTCCCAGGCTGACAAGATGACAGCGGATGAGGTCTGGCCCGCGGCTCCCCTGCCAAGCCCACGAGGGGAGGGCGGGGCTCCCGGGGTCAGCTGGTTGGAGGCGCACGCGGAGCCCGAGGGGCTGCAGCGCCGCGGTTCGGACCCAGGACAGAACAGGCCCCCGGGgggactcccaaagtgcccgTTTGAGGGACAGAACTGA
- the MYL5 gene encoding myosin light chain 5 isoform X1: protein MASRKTKKKEGGALRAQRASSNVFSNFEQTQIQEFKEAFTLMDQNRDGFIDKEDLKDTYASLGKTNVKDDELDAMLKEASGPINFTMFLNMFGEKLSGTDAEETILNAFKMLDPDGKGKINKEYIKRLLMSQADKMTADEVWPAAPLPSPRGEGGAPGVSWLEAHAEPEGLQRRGSDPGQNRPPGGLPKCPFEGQN from the exons ATG GCCAGCAGGAAGACCAAGAAGAAGGAAGGGGGTGCCCTCCGGGCCCAGAGAGCCTCATCCAATGTCTTCTCCAACTTCGAGCAGACTCagatccaggagttcaaggag GCATTCACACTCATGGATCAGAACCGAGACGGCTTCATCGACAAGGAGGACCTGAAGGACACCTATGCCTCCCTGG GCAAGACCAATGTCAAGGACGATGAGCTGGACGCCATGCTCAAAGAGGCCTCGGGGCCCATCAACTTCACCATGTTTCTGAACATGTTTGGGGAGAAGCTGAGTG GTACCGATGCCGAGGAGACCATTCTAAACGCCTTCAAGATGCTGGACCCAGACGGGAAAGGGAAAATCAACAAGGAGTA CATCAAGCGTCTGCTGATGTCCCAGGCTGACAAGATGACAGCGGATGAGGTCTGGCCCGCGGCTCCCCTGCCAAGCCCACGAGGGGAGGGCGGGGCTCCCGGGGTCAGCTGGTTGGAGGCGCACGCGGAGCCCGAGGGGCTGCAGCGCCGCGGTTCGGACCCAGGACAGAACAGGCCCCCGGGgggactcccaaagtgcccgTTTGAGGGACAGAACTGA
- the MYL5 gene encoding myosin light chain 5 isoform X4, which produces MDQNRDGFIDKEDLKDTYASLGKTNVKDDELDAMLKEASGPINFTMFLNMFGEKLSGTDAEETILNAFKMLDPDGKGKINKEYIKRLLMSQADKMTADEVWPAAPLPSPRGEGGAPGVSWLEAHAEPEGLQRRGSDPGQNRPPGGLPKCPFEGQN; this is translated from the exons ATGGATCAGAACCGAGACGGCTTCATCGACAAGGAGGACCTGAAGGACACCTATGCCTCCCTGG GCAAGACCAATGTCAAGGACGATGAGCTGGACGCCATGCTCAAAGAGGCCTCGGGGCCCATCAACTTCACCATGTTTCTGAACATGTTTGGGGAGAAGCTGAGTG GTACCGATGCCGAGGAGACCATTCTAAACGCCTTCAAGATGCTGGACCCAGACGGGAAAGGGAAAATCAACAAGGAGTA CATCAAGCGTCTGCTGATGTCCCAGGCTGACAAGATGACAGCGGATGAGGTCTGGCCCGCGGCTCCCCTGCCAAGCCCACGAGGGGAGGGCGGGGCTCCCGGGGTCAGCTGGTTGGAGGCGCACGCGGAGCCCGAGGGGCTGCAGCGCCGCGGTTCGGACCCAGGACAGAACAGGCCCCCGGGgggactcccaaagtgcccgTTTGAGGGACAGAACTGA